A single genomic interval of Acidobacteriota bacterium harbors:
- a CDS encoding L,D-transpeptidase, with the protein MNRWIEAVLARRQQIVKWAVRVAVAVLALWLVWTGTGYRYRPLSDDEIRRGLAPVSGDGVPGPDQAAKVLAKVRPRGLFIVIDRYENRLWLRDGDKVLLDAVISAGAGSRLENPAKKEDWVFETPIGRFSVTGKRRNPVWTAPDWEFVETGQPIPSNYGERVQTGMLGEYALDLNTPGYMIHGTLYTRLLGRNVSHGCIRVGRDDLRVLWKLVPPGTPVFIY; encoded by the coding sequence ATGAACCGATGGATCGAAGCGGTCCTGGCCCGACGCCAGCAGATCGTGAAGTGGGCGGTCCGGGTCGCGGTGGCGGTCCTGGCGCTCTGGCTGGTCTGGACCGGCACCGGTTACCGGTACCGGCCGCTGTCCGACGACGAGATCCGGCGCGGCCTCGCCCCGGTCTCGGGAGACGGGGTGCCCGGGCCGGACCAGGCCGCGAAGGTCCTGGCGAAAGTCCGCCCCCGCGGCCTTTTCATCGTCATCGACCGCTACGAGAACCGCCTCTGGCTCCGGGACGGTGACAAGGTCCTGCTGGACGCCGTCATCTCCGCCGGGGCGGGTTCCCGCCTGGAGAACCCGGCCAAGAAGGAGGACTGGGTCTTCGAGACCCCCATCGGCCGGTTCAGCGTCACGGGCAAGCGCCGGAACCCGGTATGGACGGCCCCGGACTGGGAGTTCGTCGAGACCGGCCAACCCATCCCCTCCAACTACGGCGAGCGCGTCCAGACCGGCATGCTCGGCGAGTACGCCCTGGACCTGAACACCCCGGGCTACATGATTCACGGGACGCTCTACACCCGCCTGCTGGGACGCAACGTCAGCCACGGGTGCATCCGGGTGGGCCGGGACGACCTCCGGGTCCTGTGGAAGCTGGTGCCCCCCGGGACGCCGGTCTTCATCTACTAG
- a CDS encoding L,D-transpeptidase → MGSVLDAVAAEWDRQDDRLPPLRDYRYLKNLLDDARAALDHFEANLAARRLRESAEAARRTGVLEAGIAAARRSARGVSEIDVRRDLASAEIRAREARSYLGRMDFPTALRKAAEGEDRVASANRRTGEVRSHFTSADNLAAWKRRVAAGIAASRGGRTSLVVLKAKHRLDVYQDGRKLRSFPVELGGRPILPKLREGDRATPEGSYQVVEKLGKGRTVYTLALKLNYPNAEDRARFEDLRRRGALPPTARIGGLIEIHGKGGRGFDWTLGCVALRDADMAWLFDRVPRGCPVVIVGSDGSEPGETAPERSAAKKRSVK, encoded by the coding sequence CCGCGGAGTGGGACCGCCAGGACGACCGGCTGCCCCCCCTGCGGGACTACCGCTACCTGAAAAACCTCCTGGACGACGCCCGGGCCGCCCTGGACCACTTCGAGGCCAACCTCGCCGCCCGGCGGCTGAGGGAGTCGGCCGAGGCGGCCCGGCGGACCGGTGTCCTCGAGGCGGGCATCGCCGCGGCCCGCCGAAGCGCCCGGGGGGTCTCGGAGATCGACGTCCGGCGAGACCTGGCGTCCGCCGAGATCCGGGCCCGGGAAGCCCGGTCCTACCTCGGGCGAATGGACTTCCCCACCGCCCTCCGGAAGGCCGCGGAAGGGGAGGACCGGGTCGCGTCCGCGAACCGGCGGACCGGCGAGGTCCGCTCCCACTTCACCTCGGCGGACAACCTCGCCGCGTGGAAGCGCCGGGTCGCCGCGGGGATCGCCGCCAGCCGCGGCGGACGGACGTCCCTCGTCGTACTGAAGGCGAAGCACCGGCTCGACGTTTACCAGGACGGGCGAAAGCTCCGGTCCTTCCCGGTGGAGCTCGGGGGCCGCCCGATCCTCCCGAAGCTCCGCGAGGGCGACCGGGCCACGCCCGAGGGGAGCTACCAGGTGGTGGAGAAACTCGGGAAGGGCCGCACCGTCTACACCCTCGCCCTCAAGCTGAACTACCCCAACGCCGAGGACCGGGCGCGGTTCGAGGACCTGCGCCGCCGGGGCGCCCTCCCCCCCACGGCACGGATCGGCGGCCTCATCGAGATCCACGGAAAGGGGGGGCGGGGTTTCGACTGGACACTGGGCTGCGTCGCCCTCCGGGACGCGGACATGGCCTGGCTCTTCGACCGGGTGCCCCGGGGTTGCCCGGTGGTCATCGTGGGAAGCGACGGCTCAGAACCGGGGGAAACAGCGCCCGAACGGTCGGCAGCGAAAAAAAGGAGCGTGAAATGA